In one window of Candidatus Avedoeria danica DNA:
- a CDS encoding C39 family peptidase encodes MCSRKRSAAIGVALSLIADLGIAAGVSAAGLSQPAPVPLPVPYISQLFFQDKCTCDCQGGTCPTHCRSTSLNGHNNCGPASVAMIVEANGRRPAGVSDQAFVAQLRQTMTGRADGPCNPPTDWDDLDRGAAAHGLCLREQAMGIASIEAMNRRCIPVIGLVSTSPANFPGLDNADLHKNRNGRFGDHFIVIVGFDGDNVRFLNPLVAPVPSRSNAVRTTSRAVMITALQNAQPGDFGHGYGDPLGGCDGVGRCNQGVSGSGAGSSPGPRPVFDMIEISLGHTCSDDAFAFFFKRPEHGGFNERRKVTLHARATTGRFTTHIVQMPAEKGWSGTIERMRMDPVDNHGDDSCLVGLSYLWLRDDGGQTGRFFPFFERAGIPGRPLGRLLDWQTTGGSLEDQGPCCEPNGQPRRSWLLEVTGDDPQIQNDRIDLDTGRDG; translated from the coding sequence ATGTGCTCGCGCAAACGGAGTGCAGCGATCGGCGTCGCGTTGTCGCTGATCGCGGATCTTGGCATCGCCGCCGGCGTCTCGGCGGCCGGCCTGTCACAGCCGGCGCCGGTTCCGCTGCCGGTTCCGTATATCTCGCAGCTCTTCTTTCAGGACAAGTGCACGTGCGACTGCCAGGGCGGCACGTGCCCGACGCACTGCCGCAGCACGTCGCTGAACGGCCACAACAACTGCGGGCCGGCATCCGTGGCGATGATCGTCGAGGCGAACGGCCGCCGCCCGGCCGGCGTGAGCGATCAGGCGTTCGTCGCCCAATTGCGGCAGACGATGACGGGCCGCGCGGACGGGCCGTGCAACCCGCCGACCGACTGGGACGACCTCGACCGGGGCGCCGCCGCGCACGGCCTCTGCTTGCGCGAGCAAGCGATGGGCATCGCCTCGATCGAGGCGATGAACCGGAGGTGCATCCCGGTGATCGGCCTCGTCAGCACGTCGCCCGCCAACTTCCCGGGCCTGGACAATGCCGACCTCCACAAGAACCGCAACGGCCGGTTCGGCGACCACTTCATCGTCATCGTCGGCTTCGACGGCGACAACGTGCGGTTTCTGAACCCGCTCGTCGCGCCCGTGCCGAGCCGTTCGAACGCCGTGCGAACGACGTCGCGGGCCGTCATGATCACCGCGCTCCAAAACGCGCAGCCCGGCGATTTCGGCCACGGCTACGGCGATCCGCTCGGCGGCTGCGACGGCGTTGGGCGGTGCAATCAGGGCGTGTCAGGCAGCGGGGCCGGCAGCAGCCCCGGCCCGCGGCCCGTGTTCGACATGATCGAGATCAGCCTTGGCCATACGTGCAGCGACGACGCGTTCGCGTTCTTCTTCAAGCGGCCGGAGCACGGCGGCTTCAACGAGCGCCGCAAGGTGACGCTCCACGCCCGCGCGACGACCGGCCGGTTCACGACGCACATCGTCCAGATGCCGGCCGAGAAGGGCTGGAGCGGCACGATCGAGCGGATGCGGATGGATCCGGTGGACAACCACGGCGACGACAGCTGCCTGGTCGGCCTGAGCTACCTCTGGCTGCGCGACGACGGAGGGCAGACCGGGCGATTCTTCCCGTTCTTCGAGCGCGCCGGCATCCCCGGCCGCCCGCTCGGCCGACTGCTGGACTGGCAGACGACCGGCGGCAGTCTGGAGGACCAGGGCCCGTGCTGCGAGCCGAACGGCCAACCGCGCCGGTCGTGGCTGCTCGAGGTCACCGGCGATGACCCGCAGATCCAGAACGACCGCATCGACCTCGACACCGGGCGGGATGGCTAG
- the rpsU gene encoding 30S ribosomal protein S21, giving the protein MSVDSRPGESFEGLLKRFRKEVAKSRILSTYRRKRWFTPPSEERRLAKKKAERRARRRALRANRTTR; this is encoded by the coding sequence ATGTCTGTTGATTCGCGGCCCGGCGAAAGCTTCGAGGGTCTCTTGAAGCGCTTCCGCAAGGAGGTCGCCAAGTCCCGCATTCTCAGCACGTACCGCCGCAAACGGTGGTTCACCCCGCCGAGCGAGGAACGCCGTCTGGCCAAGAAGAAGGCCGAACGCCGCGCCCGCCGCCGCGCGCTCCGGGCGAACCGGACGACGCGCTAG
- a CDS encoding glycosyltransferase family 39 protein, whose product MSDRGRGARADAARWVVVALLLVAVALRGFRLADADIWWDEALAVWATRQGLAEATRWTAGDVHPPLFFWSLRLWLRLVGDSPFALRLVVVFTGVVLTALAWPLGRRLAGTSGGVLAVAAVATSRFLVWWSMELRMYALAGACLMAATLGVMRWLEGRGRGRARWDMALYVVGATGALYSVYLAGAGLVALNVVVGWRLLRRRPEALTPRPPPEPRFTYGAAGTPSNRSGQGEDAWRRTVEWAAAQVAVLVAFAPWAIYAGGRMSSWRVVQDGPSLWFTVKLWLTLLATGVSTDIDSAWPWVSTFTLTLAIAWLIATLARRPSTPPTILPLPQTWGRGSGGEGLRPWTTTSDTRLITPLLLALLLIPPLSIWAITQPRSFFYSPNVEARYFAPFAAPALVVVAAIIARAATRHRSAWGLAVLVLAPSLAHLPAYYAPRRATDTLPTMSLAIWSQAEPGDVVVLVSGNRYPLWLYHYGREWVQPLGNPRYEFPADAPPRWADRPPVVLFPDRGSETLAGHDDWQAKLDGIVDAHPRVWLVEYGRDLQDPNDEVEAWLAGRLKRVLSEGYGADALHLFAREDREPAVRALSARWPGATLLHSDPALRGARFPNRLAIGFRPARRAYAGEIVNATLFPMPETRTSLAKAPDGSTFTACQMKVVSTVDPGDGYYRADWTMSATANVTDVSPRRRVRASLWIDATGHRHLVEVSGCGEPWLPIWPLDVLRR is encoded by the coding sequence ATGAGCGACCGCGGCCGCGGCGCGCGGGCCGATGCGGCACGGTGGGTTGTCGTTGCGCTGCTGCTCGTCGCCGTTGCGCTGCGCGGCTTCCGTCTGGCCGACGCCGACATCTGGTGGGACGAGGCCCTGGCGGTCTGGGCGACACGCCAGGGCCTCGCCGAGGCCACGCGCTGGACCGCGGGCGATGTCCATCCGCCCCTGTTCTTCTGGTCCCTCCGGCTCTGGCTGCGCCTGGTGGGCGACAGTCCGTTCGCGCTGCGGCTGGTCGTCGTGTTCACGGGCGTCGTGCTGACCGCCCTCGCCTGGCCCCTCGGCCGGCGCCTGGCCGGCACGTCGGGCGGCGTGCTGGCCGTCGCCGCCGTCGCCACGTCCCGCTTCCTGGTGTGGTGGTCGATGGAGCTGCGGATGTACGCGCTGGCGGGGGCGTGCTTGATGGCGGCGACGTTGGGGGTGATGCGGTGGTTGGAAGGGCGAGGGCGGGGCAGGGCGAGATGGGATATGGCGTTGTATGTCGTCGGGGCGACGGGGGCGCTGTACAGCGTGTATTTGGCGGGGGCGGGGCTGGTGGCGCTGAACGTTGTCGTCGGGTGGCGATTGTTGCGTCGACGGCCCGAAGCCCTCACCCCCCGACCCCCTCCCGAACCCCGCTTCACCTACGGTGCGGCGGGGACCCCGTCGAACCGTTCGGGGCAGGGGGAGGATGCTTGGCGAAGGACCGTCGAATGGGCGGCGGCGCAGGTGGCGGTACTTGTCGCGTTCGCGCCGTGGGCGATCTATGCGGGCGGGCGGATGTCGTCATGGCGGGTCGTTCAGGACGGGCCAAGCCTGTGGTTCACCGTCAAGCTGTGGCTGACGTTGTTGGCGACCGGCGTGTCGACGGATATCGACAGCGCCTGGCCTTGGGTCAGCACATTCACCCTCACCCTGGCAATCGCCTGGCTCATCGCCACGCTCGCCCGTCGTCCGTCCACCCCGCCAACTATCCTCCCCCTCCCCCAGACTTGGGGGAGGGGGTCGGGGGGAGAGGGCCTTAGGCCGTGGACCACTACGTCCGACACCCGCCTCATCACCCCCCTCCTCCTCGCCCTCCTCCTCATCCCCCCCCTGTCCATCTGGGCCATCACCCAACCCCGCTCCTTCTTCTACAGCCCGAACGTCGAAGCGCGCTACTTCGCGCCCTTCGCGGCCCCCGCCCTGGTCGTGGTGGCTGCGATCATCGCCCGCGCGGCCACTCGCCACCGCTCTGCCTGGGGACTGGCGGTCCTCGTGCTCGCCCCCTCGCTCGCCCACCTCCCCGCCTACTACGCCCCCCGCCGCGCCACCGACACGCTGCCGACGATGTCCCTTGCCATCTGGAGCCAGGCCGAGCCCGGCGACGTCGTCGTGCTCGTCAGCGGCAACCGCTACCCGCTGTGGCTGTACCACTACGGCCGGGAGTGGGTGCAGCCGCTGGGCAACCCGCGCTACGAGTTCCCGGCGGACGCGCCGCCACGATGGGCCGATCGGCCGCCCGTCGTCCTGTTCCCCGACCGCGGCAGCGAGACGTTGGCGGGTCACGACGACTGGCAGGCGAAGCTTGATGGGATTGTCGACGCGCATCCGCGGGTGTGGCTCGTCGAGTATGGGCGCGATTTGCAGGATCCGAACGACGAGGTCGAGGCGTGGCTGGCGGGGCGATTGAAGCGGGTGCTGTCGGAGGGGTATGGGGCGGACGCGCTCCACCTGTTCGCCCGCGAAGACCGCGAGCCGGCCGTCCGAGCGCTCAGCGCGCGCTGGCCCGGTGCGACGCTCCTCCACAGCGATCCGGCACTGCGAGGGGCACGCTTCCCCAACAGGTTGGCGATCGGTTTCCGCCCCGCGCGGCGCGCGTACGCGGGCGAAATCGTCAACGCGACCCTGTTTCCGATGCCCGAAACGCGGACCTCTCTCGCCAAAGCACCCGACGGTTCGACCTTCACAGCCTGCCAGATGAAGGTCGTCAGCACGGTCGACCCTGGCGACGGCTACTACCGCGCCGATTGGACGATGTCGGCCACGGCAAATGTCACAGACGTATCGCCCCGGCGCCGAGTCCGAGCCTCGCTGTGGATCGATGCCACGGGACATCGCCATCTCGTTGAGGTCAGCGGCTGCGGCGAACCGTGGCTGCCGATCTGGCCGCTCGATGTCCTACGCCGCTGA
- the obgE gene encoding GTPase ObgE has protein sequence MRGQIVFLDEATIDVEGGDGGNGAVAFRREKFVPRGGPNGGHGGKGGDVVLVADENQNTLYTFRFTQRHAAGRGGHGGGHDRHGKNGEALRLAVPCGTVVWDADTGELIGDLVTHGQTLTVAKGGRGGRGNSAFKSPTHQAPREAENGEPGQRRRIRLDLKLIAEVGIIGLPNAGKSTLLAAITAAEPKIADYPFTTLVPNLGVADIGYDTLVLADIPGLIEGASEGAGLGDRFLRHVERTRLLLHLVDGSAADPAADYRTINAELAASSPALAARPQVVAVTKLDLPDVEDRLPELRAALTAAGAADVHGISALTMSGVDDLLRHVHRLVRSLPPPEVAAPAIPVLRPGAVDEQAFTVRRDKDGAWRVAGVRVERIAAMTNFQNGDAVERFQRILQADGVLDVLREHGVGEGDTVRFGEVELEWTD, from the coding sequence ATTCGAGGCCAAATCGTGTTCCTAGACGAAGCGACGATCGACGTCGAGGGCGGCGACGGCGGCAACGGCGCCGTCGCGTTCCGCCGCGAGAAGTTCGTGCCGCGCGGAGGTCCGAACGGCGGCCACGGTGGAAAGGGCGGCGACGTCGTGCTGGTGGCCGACGAGAACCAGAACACGCTGTACACCTTTCGCTTCACGCAGCGCCACGCCGCCGGTCGCGGCGGACACGGCGGCGGCCACGATCGGCACGGCAAGAACGGCGAGGCGCTCCGACTGGCCGTGCCGTGCGGGACCGTCGTCTGGGATGCCGACACCGGCGAGCTGATCGGCGACCTCGTGACCCACGGCCAGACGCTCACGGTGGCCAAGGGCGGGCGGGGCGGGCGCGGCAACAGCGCCTTCAAGAGCCCGACGCACCAGGCGCCGCGCGAGGCCGAGAACGGCGAGCCGGGCCAGAGGCGGCGGATCCGGCTCGACCTCAAGCTGATCGCCGAGGTCGGGATCATCGGCCTGCCGAACGCGGGCAAGAGCACGCTGCTGGCGGCGATCACGGCGGCCGAGCCCAAGATCGCCGACTACCCGTTCACGACGCTGGTCCCGAACCTCGGCGTGGCGGACATCGGCTACGACACGCTTGTCCTGGCGGACATCCCAGGCCTGATCGAGGGCGCCAGCGAAGGTGCCGGACTGGGCGATCGCTTCCTGCGCCACGTGGAGCGCACGCGGCTGCTCCTGCACCTCGTCGACGGCAGCGCGGCGGATCCGGCGGCCGACTACAGGACGATCAACGCCGAGCTGGCCGCATCGAGCCCGGCGCTGGCAGCCCGGCCGCAGGTGGTGGCGGTCACGAAGCTCGACCTGCCGGACGTCGAGGACCGCCTGCCCGAGCTGCGCGCCGCTTTGACCGCTGCCGGCGCCGCGGACGTCCACGGGATCAGCGCGCTGACGATGTCCGGCGTCGACGACCTCCTGCGCCACGTCCACCGCCTGGTGCGGTCGCTGCCGCCGCCCGAGGTGGCCGCGCCGGCCATCCCGGTTCTCCGCCCCGGCGCCGTCGACGAGCAAGCGTTCACCGTGCGGCGCGACAAGGACGGGGCGTGGCGCGTGGCCGGCGTACGGGTCGAGCGCATCGCGGCGATGACGAACTTTCAGAACGGCGACGCGGTCGAGCGCTTCCAGCGGATCCTGCAGGCGGACGGGGTGCTGGACGTGCTGCGCGAGCACGGGGTGGGGGAAGGGGACACGGTGCGGTTTGGGGAGGTGGAGTTGGAGTGGACGGATTAG
- a CDS encoding GAF domain-containing protein — MTLQPELAGAEGGANALLAYLDAQRADRAAAWPEVLATTVVSLSAQFPHFHWTGIYLVRDDVLHLGPFVGHPTEHVAIPVGEGICGAAVQQRATIVVDDVAADPRYLACFASTRSEIVVPILAPDGSAIGEIDVDSDQPAAFTVTDRSYLERVAERLAHLAPPAGDAATVPALNLARAERAAP; from the coding sequence ATGACACTCCAACCTGAGCTGGCCGGTGCGGAAGGCGGTGCCAACGCCCTGCTGGCCTACCTTGACGCGCAGCGCGCCGATCGTGCGGCGGCCTGGCCCGAGGTGCTGGCAACGACCGTCGTCTCGTTGAGTGCGCAGTTCCCGCACTTCCATTGGACCGGCATCTATCTGGTGCGGGACGATGTCCTCCACCTCGGCCCGTTCGTCGGCCACCCGACGGAGCACGTCGCCATCCCGGTGGGTGAAGGGATCTGCGGCGCAGCGGTGCAGCAGCGTGCCACCATCGTCGTCGACGACGTGGCGGCCGACCCGCGCTACCTGGCATGCTTCGCCTCGACGCGCAGCGAGATCGTCGTGCCGATCCTCGCGCCGGACGGCAGCGCGATCGGCGAGATCGACGTCGACAGTGACCAGCCGGCGGCGTTCACGGTGACGGATCGGTCCTACCTCGAGCGCGTCGCCGAGCGGCTGGCCCACCTGGCGCCGCCCGCCGGCGACGCCGCGACGGTGCCCGCGCTCAACCTCGCCCGGGCCGAACGGGCCGCGCCGTGA
- a CDS encoding LCP family protein — MATTRPLPTIPAPAARPRSSWLLRILFTLVVLFLGAELVTLGAMVAFAGLSWRDSAVPVAPPDATPAAVVPEADAAAAAAAGPGVWDRHGPVNILLLGMDRDICEGADPESTANRTDTMIVVRIDPRTAKVTMMNLPRDLWVFVPGHGSQKLTTAHYWGEAEGYEPDGGPGLAKQVIWDNFEIPVHRYVRVDFDGFLKIVDAVGPITVDVPPSPGDPTVGLHDDMYPTADCQHMTIDFPPGPNDLDGERALQYARSRYSTSDLDRSKRQMQVLIAIKKAGMRPGVILDLPKLIPALQDTVDTDLTPREISSLARIALRIGDGDIYRMPIDERVVYLDSVPSGDNMTSIVRLMPAEWNLVRSAFLAMEPDPLVTPTPTPTDVVPPTVPPEP, encoded by the coding sequence ATGGCCACCACCCGACCGCTGCCCACGATCCCGGCGCCGGCGGCCCGCCCCCGCTCGAGCTGGCTGCTGCGCATTCTCTTCACGCTCGTCGTCCTCTTCCTCGGCGCCGAGCTCGTGACGCTTGGCGCGATGGTCGCCTTCGCCGGCCTGTCGTGGCGCGACAGCGCCGTGCCCGTCGCGCCGCCGGACGCGACGCCCGCCGCGGTCGTGCCGGAAGCCGACGCTGCAGCGGCCGCCGCGGCCGGCCCCGGCGTCTGGGACCGCCACGGCCCGGTGAACATCCTGCTGCTCGGGATGGACCGCGACATCTGCGAGGGCGCCGACCCTGAGTCCACGGCCAACCGCACGGACACGATGATCGTCGTGCGGATCGACCCGCGGACGGCCAAGGTGACGATGATGAACCTGCCGCGCGACCTCTGGGTGTTCGTGCCCGGCCACGGCAGCCAGAAGCTCACGACGGCGCACTACTGGGGGGAGGCCGAGGGATACGAGCCGGACGGCGGCCCGGGGCTGGCCAAGCAGGTGATCTGGGACAACTTCGAGATCCCGGTCCACCGCTATGTGCGCGTCGACTTCGACGGCTTCCTGAAGATCGTCGACGCCGTCGGCCCGATCACCGTCGATGTTCCGCCCTCGCCGGGCGATCCGACGGTGGGCCTCCACGACGACATGTATCCAACGGCCGACTGCCAGCACATGACGATCGACTTCCCGCCGGGCCCCAACGACCTCGACGGGGAGCGTGCGCTCCAGTACGCCCGGTCGCGCTACTCCACCAGCGACCTCGACCGCTCGAAGCGCCAGATGCAGGTCCTGATCGCGATCAAGAAGGCCGGCATGCGGCCCGGCGTCATCCTGGACCTGCCCAAGCTGATCCCGGCCCTGCAGGACACGGTCGACACCGACCTCACCCCGCGGGAGATCTCGTCGCTGGCCCGCATCGCGCTGCGCATCGGCGACGGCGACATCTACCGCATGCCGATCGACGAGCGCGTCGTCTACCTGGATTCCGTCCCGTCGGGCGACAACATGACCTCGATCGTTCGCCTGATGCCGGCCGAGTGGAACCTCGTCCGCAGCGCCTTCCTGGCGATGGAGCCCGACCCGCTCGTCACGCCGACGCCGACCCCGACGGACGTCGTTCCGCCGACCGTCCCGCCGGAGCCGTAG
- a CDS encoding SLC13 family permease: MQIAIVLGLLGVTIVLFATEKVPVDVITLIMLIALVMSGVLTVDQAFAGFSDSILVILASLFVISGALERSGVMDALGARLHMLARGGTNRLVFAVMALVSAVSAFANNTTATAVFLPPVLGVARKMNVSPSKVLMPLAYASILGGTCTLIGTSTNVAVSGYIARHGMRPIGLFELAPVGIVIVVVGIAYMLLIGRHLLPDHKPETLAEGYEIREYLSEVVVPEGSPLIGQRIFGSDLAAMGVRVLKVARDGTTFMPQPRTVIRAGDVYFVQGRSEDLVKIKAKAGIEIRPESKLSDLGAQGDAIRVVEMIVTPQSDLQGRNLQEANFRERYGLTVLAIYRHGHSLVDELSRVVLQTGDLLLVQGPTERLTYLRRHPDLWTLEELDPALYASPRSGLITAGVFGAALVLGFLGWVPLPIGILAAALWAVLSRAITMDEAYEFIDWRLLILIGGMTAFGIAMDQSGAASFLADGIVGALQPWGDRVVLAGFFALTLILTQPMSNAAAALVVLPIAIDAARSLGADERTFAIAIMLGASVSLITPFEPSCILVYGPGKYRFRDFVKVGFPLTFILMAVVLFLVPLLWPM; the protein is encoded by the coding sequence ATGCAGATCGCGATCGTCCTCGGCCTGCTCGGGGTCACCATCGTGCTGTTCGCGACCGAGAAGGTGCCGGTCGACGTGATCACCCTGATCATGCTCATCGCCCTGGTGATGAGCGGCGTCCTGACGGTGGACCAGGCGTTCGCCGGCTTCAGCGACTCGATCCTCGTCATCCTCGCCTCGCTGTTCGTGATCAGCGGCGCCCTCGAGCGCAGCGGCGTCATGGATGCACTCGGCGCGCGCCTGCACATGCTGGCCCGCGGCGGGACGAACCGGCTCGTGTTCGCGGTCATGGCGCTCGTCAGCGCCGTCTCGGCGTTCGCGAACAACACGACCGCCACGGCGGTGTTCCTGCCGCCCGTCCTCGGCGTCGCGCGCAAGATGAACGTCAGCCCGTCGAAGGTGCTGATGCCGCTCGCCTACGCCTCGATCCTCGGCGGCACGTGCACGTTGATCGGAACTTCGACGAACGTGGCGGTCAGCGGCTACATCGCGCGCCACGGCATGCGGCCGATCGGCCTGTTCGAGCTGGCGCCCGTCGGAATCGTCATCGTCGTGGTCGGCATCGCCTACATGCTCTTGATCGGTCGACACCTGCTGCCCGACCACAAGCCGGAAACGCTGGCCGAGGGGTACGAGATCCGGGAGTACCTCAGCGAGGTCGTCGTCCCCGAGGGCTCGCCGCTCATCGGGCAGCGAATCTTCGGCTCCGACCTGGCGGCGATGGGCGTGCGCGTCCTCAAGGTCGCCCGCGACGGCACGACGTTCATGCCGCAGCCGCGGACCGTCATCCGGGCCGGCGACGTGTACTTCGTGCAGGGGCGGTCGGAGGATCTGGTGAAGATCAAGGCGAAGGCCGGCATCGAGATCCGTCCCGAATCCAAGCTGTCCGACCTCGGCGCGCAGGGCGATGCCATCCGGGTCGTCGAGATGATCGTCACGCCGCAATCGGACTTGCAGGGCCGCAACCTCCAGGAGGCGAACTTCCGTGAGCGCTATGGGCTCACCGTGCTGGCGATCTACCGGCACGGCCACTCCCTGGTCGACGAGCTGTCGCGCGTCGTGCTGCAGACCGGCGACCTGTTGCTCGTTCAGGGACCGACCGAGCGCCTGACCTATCTGCGCCGCCATCCCGACCTCTGGACGCTCGAGGAACTCGATCCCGCGCTCTACGCGTCGCCCCGCAGCGGGTTGATCACGGCTGGGGTATTCGGCGCGGCGCTCGTGCTCGGCTTCCTCGGCTGGGTCCCGCTGCCGATCGGCATCCTCGCCGCCGCTCTGTGGGCCGTGCTGTCGCGCGCCATCACGATGGACGAGGCCTACGAGTTCATCGACTGGCGCTTGCTCATCCTGATCGGCGGCATGACGGCATTCGGTATCGCGATGGATCAGAGCGGCGCGGCGAGCTTCCTGGCAGACGGCATCGTCGGCGCGCTCCAGCCGTGGGGGGATCGCGTCGTCCTGGCGGGCTTCTTCGCGCTGACGCTGATCCTGACCCAGCCGATGTCGAACGCGGCCGCGGCCCTCGTCGTGCTACCGATCGCCATTGATGCGGCCCGGTCGCTCGGCGCCGACGAGCGCACGTTCGCGATCGCGATCATGCTCGGGGCATCCGTGTCGCTGATCACACCCTTCGAGCCGTCCTGCATCCTGGTGTACGGGCCGGGCAAGTACCGCTTCCGCGACTTCGTCAAGGTCGGCTTTCCCCTGACGTTCATCCTGATGGCCGTCGTCCTCTTCCTGGTCCCGCTGCTCTGGCCGATGTGA
- a CDS encoding acyl-CoA dehydrogenase, translating into MSTDTVDGTVRAGGAKPRFKWEDPFLLDDQLSEEERMVMGAARDYAQAKLMPRVLMGHRHETFDRAVFEEMGALGFLGPTLPEEYGCAGVGYVSYGLIAREIERVDSAYRSTASVQSSLVMYPIYDFGTEAQRRKYLPKLASGEWVGCFGLTEPDHGSDPGGMISRAVKVDGGYKLKGAKTWITNSPIADVFVIWAKTEDDVIRGFVLEAGMPGLSAPKIEGKFSLRASPTGMIVMEDVFVTDDHLLPGVEGLKGPFSCLNNARYGISWGVMGAAEFCWHAARQYTLDRKQFGRPLAANQLIQKKLADMQTEITLGLQASLRVGRLKDAHQATPEMISLIKRNNCGKALDIARVSRDMHGGNGIADEYNVIRHVLNLEAVNTYEGTHDIHALILGRAQTGISAFE; encoded by the coding sequence ATGTCCACCGATACCGTCGACGGCACCGTTCGCGCCGGCGGCGCGAAGCCCCGCTTCAAGTGGGAGGATCCGTTCCTCCTCGACGACCAGCTCTCCGAGGAAGAGCGGATGGTCATGGGCGCGGCGCGCGACTACGCCCAGGCCAAGCTCATGCCGCGCGTCCTCATGGGCCACCGGCACGAAACGTTCGACCGCGCCGTTTTCGAGGAGATGGGCGCGCTCGGCTTCCTCGGCCCGACGCTGCCCGAGGAATACGGCTGCGCCGGCGTCGGTTACGTGAGCTACGGCCTGATCGCCCGCGAGATCGAGCGCGTGGACTCGGCCTACCGTTCGACGGCGAGCGTCCAATCCAGCCTGGTGATGTACCCGATCTACGACTTCGGGACCGAGGCGCAGCGCCGGAAGTACCTGCCCAAGCTCGCTTCCGGCGAATGGGTCGGCTGCTTCGGCCTGACGGAGCCGGACCACGGCAGCGACCCGGGCGGGATGATCAGCCGCGCCGTCAAGGTGGACGGCGGCTACAAGCTGAAGGGCGCCAAGACCTGGATCACGAACAGCCCGATCGCGGACGTGTTCGTGATCTGGGCGAAGACGGAGGACGACGTGATCCGCGGCTTCGTCCTCGAGGCCGGGATGCCGGGCCTGTCCGCCCCGAAGATCGAGGGCAAGTTCTCCTTGCGCGCTTCACCGACGGGCATGATCGTGATGGAAGACGTCTTCGTGACCGACGACCACCTCCTGCCGGGCGTCGAGGGTCTGAAGGGTCCGTTCAGCTGCCTGAACAACGCGCGCTACGGCATCTCGTGGGGCGTGATGGGTGCGGCCGAGTTCTGCTGGCACGCCGCGCGGCAGTACACGCTGGACCGCAAGCAGTTCGGCCGGCCGCTGGCGGCCAACCAGCTGATCCAGAAGAAGCTGGCCGATATGCAGACCGAGATCACGCTCGGCCTGCAAGCGTCCTTGCGCGTCGGCCGCCTGAAGGACGCCCACCAGGCGACGCCCGAGATGATCTCGCTCATCAAGCGCAACAACTGCGGCAAGGCCCTCGACATCGCCCGCGTCAGCCGCGACATGCACGGCGGCAACGGCATCGCCGACGAGTACAACGTGATCCGCCACGTCCTGAACCTGGAAGCGGTGAACACGTACGAGGGGACGCACGATATCCATGCGTTGATACTGGGGCGCGCGCAGACCGGGATCAGCGCGTTCGAGTAG
- a CDS encoding Uma2 family endonuclease, which translates to MTRTTERHDVESLRQSVEGRHWTEAEYVSFIGDRNAFIELVGRKLVIHNMPTPAHQLIVARILRRLLGSTAGQAVPAPMPVHLRAGTIREPDIGFYTAAHLDRLAGEIAEPPDLAVEVVSPDSRSIKRDRVEKRAEYARAGIPEYWIVDLKARDVLVLRLDAGAGAGAYAEFGRFAGDDFVTALAAPDVAIRVADMFA; encoded by the coding sequence ATGACCCGAACCACCGAACGACACGATGTCGAGTCGCTCCGGCAGTCGGTCGAAGGGCGTCACTGGACCGAGGCGGAGTACGTGTCCTTCATCGGTGACCGCAACGCGTTCATCGAGCTCGTCGGTCGCAAGCTTGTGATCCACAACATGCCCACTCCAGCCCACCAGCTGATCGTCGCCCGGATTCTGCGCCGCTTGCTCGGATCGACCGCCGGTCAGGCAGTACCCGCGCCCATGCCGGTGCACTTGCGTGCGGGCACGATCAGAGAACCCGACATCGGCTTCTACACAGCGGCGCATCTCGATCGGCTGGCTGGCGAGATCGCCGAGCCTCCTGATCTGGCGGTCGAGGTTGTGTCACCGGACAGCCGCAGCATCAAGCGCGACCGGGTCGAGAAGCGCGCCGAGTACGCCCGAGCCGGCATCCCCGAGTACTGGATCGTCGATCTGAAGGCGCGCGACGTGCTCGTGCTGCGGCTCGACGCCGGCGCCGGCGCCGGCGCGTACGCCGAGTTCGGTCGCTTCGCGGGCGATGACTTCGTCACGGCGCTGGCGGCGCCGGATGTGGCGATCCGCGTCGCGGACATGTTCGCGTGA